A window of Cohnella herbarum contains these coding sequences:
- a CDS encoding carbohydrate ABC transporter permease, producing MVKRRPYMIAAAFLLPAFVLYTLVYVVPMFQTAYMSFFSWNGIKSVPLEFVGWANYDEMFQKPEFYRSLKNIGVFIVSSFVLILPIAFTFALIITSKLKGTRFFKVAFFMPSILPLTAVGLMWQFLLKGDGGLVNTVMSVLGMSAWTRDWLGEPAIAIYVVVIVNAWIYCGLNMIIFASGLVAIPEDLYEAAALDGATGFKKLRYITVPLMQETIKIFSILAVTQSLRVFGQIFVMTNGGPNGATDVPTTLLYYESFKYNNFGVGNSIGTFIIVAALISTVILNQLMSTRNAR from the coding sequence GTGGTGAAGAGAAGACCTTATATGATTGCGGCAGCCTTCTTGCTGCCCGCATTCGTGTTATACACGCTCGTGTACGTCGTTCCGATGTTCCAAACCGCCTACATGTCTTTCTTCAGCTGGAACGGGATCAAGAGCGTTCCGCTGGAATTCGTGGGTTGGGCCAATTACGATGAGATGTTCCAGAAGCCGGAGTTTTATCGCTCCTTGAAAAATATCGGCGTGTTCATCGTGTCTTCGTTCGTTCTGATTTTACCGATCGCGTTTACTTTTGCGCTTATCATTACGAGTAAGTTAAAGGGCACGCGGTTTTTCAAAGTCGCTTTCTTCATGCCGTCCATTCTTCCGCTTACCGCGGTAGGGTTAATGTGGCAGTTTCTGCTCAAGGGCGACGGAGGGCTCGTGAACACCGTCATGTCGGTGCTCGGCATGAGCGCGTGGACGAGGGATTGGCTCGGGGAGCCGGCCATTGCCATCTACGTAGTCGTTATCGTTAACGCATGGATCTATTGCGGTTTGAACATGATTATTTTCGCTAGCGGACTGGTCGCCATTCCCGAGGATCTGTACGAGGCGGCGGCGTTGGACGGAGCGACCGGCTTCAAGAAATTGCGGTACATTACGGTGCCGTTGATGCAGGAAACGATCAAAATCTTCTCGATCTTGGCGGTTACGCAATCGCTAAGGGTGTTCGGGCAAATCTTCGTCATGACGAACGGCGGTCCGAACGGCGCAACGGACGTTCCGACGACTTTGCTGTATTACGAATCTTTCAAATACAACAATTTCGGCGTAGGGAACAGTATTGGAACGTTCATTATCGTTGCGGCATTGATATCGACCGTCATCTTGAATCAGTTGATGAGTACCCGTAACGCAAGATAA
- a CDS encoding polysaccharide deacetylase family protein translates to MRGKLTKRRHTLLGMLVFIMLAACLSGCSLLQAEAASPEAAPGETSSTETAPPTNAEAQPPTDHVLPPTPSPTDKENNEHRKLIALTFDDGPDSKYTTQILDILAENDVKATFFVVGTQVGKYPEVAKRIVEEGHSIGNHSWSHSDLTKLSEKARNKEIDRTQQAIIEATGNTPHLLRAPYGAISKTVLNSIHGYDMKHVYWTVDTRDWAGTPVDEMHRNVMTNAGKGGIVLMHSFGGRKHAIEHTVKLLPSIIKDLKAKGYELVTVDELIASGQYSQSVIK, encoded by the coding sequence ATGCGGGGAAAACTAACAAAAAGAAGGCATACTTTGCTAGGTATGCTGGTATTCATCATGCTTGCGGCTTGTTTAAGCGGCTGCTCGCTGCTGCAAGCCGAGGCGGCTTCTCCGGAAGCAGCGCCAGGCGAGACGAGCTCGACGGAAACTGCTCCTCCAACGAACGCGGAAGCTCAGCCACCGACGGATCATGTACTGCCGCCTACGCCCTCCCCGACGGACAAGGAGAATAACGAGCACCGAAAACTTATCGCTTTGACTTTCGATGACGGCCCGGACAGCAAGTACACGACGCAAATTTTGGATATTCTAGCGGAAAACGACGTGAAAGCCACTTTCTTCGTTGTGGGCACTCAGGTAGGCAAATACCCGGAGGTCGCGAAACGAATCGTCGAGGAAGGCCATTCCATCGGCAACCACTCTTGGTCGCATAGCGACTTAACTAAGTTGTCCGAGAAAGCACGCAATAAAGAGATCGACAGAACCCAGCAAGCCATTATCGAAGCTACCGGCAATACTCCTCATCTTCTTCGGGCTCCGTACGGAGCCATATCGAAAACGGTGTTGAATTCGATTCACGGCTACGACATGAAACATGTGTACTGGACCGTAGATACGCGGGATTGGGCGGGTACCCCCGTCGATGAGATGCACCGGAACGTAATGACCAATGCCGGCAAAGGCGGGATCGTGCTTATGCATTCCTTCGGTGGCCGCAAGCACGCCATCGAGCATACCGTGAAGCTTCTGCCGTCTATTATCAAAGACTTGAAAGCTAAGGGTTACGAGTTGGTTACGGTCGACGAATTGATCGCATCGGGGCAATACTCTCAATCCGTTATTAAATAG
- a CDS encoding class I SAM-dependent methyltransferase — translation MIGLYETISLVIVITVLTAALSIVWMSWRNGITPMPSSLRVRRAVAEEVNGIGDGGLLVEAGSGWGTLGVYLAKHCEGWRVRGVENSPLPLAFSRIAAWLTFGVRPVAGTAGDAVPLVTFLRDDIYRISYREAQAVVFYLYPGAMRRLGPLLAEQLAPGASIVSVCFALPGWKPEKTIICKDIYRTRIYVYKKPLEETRLSS, via the coding sequence GTGATCGGATTATATGAAACTATCTCTCTCGTAATCGTGATTACGGTTCTTACCGCCGCGCTCTCCATCGTCTGGATGAGCTGGAGGAACGGGATTACCCCGATGCCTTCGTCTCTGCGGGTCAGGCGAGCCGTAGCCGAGGAAGTGAACGGAATCGGCGACGGCGGTCTGCTCGTGGAAGCGGGATCGGGGTGGGGGACGCTGGGCGTCTATCTTGCCAAACATTGCGAAGGATGGCGCGTACGGGGCGTGGAGAACTCGCCGTTGCCGCTCGCGTTCTCCCGAATCGCGGCGTGGCTGACGTTCGGAGTTCGACCGGTTGCGGGCACCGCAGGTGACGCTGTTCCTCTCGTAACCTTCCTCAGGGATGATATTTATCGCATCTCCTATCGGGAAGCCCAAGCGGTCGTCTTCTACCTGTACCCTGGAGCGATGAGACGGCTTGGCCCGCTGCTGGCGGAGCAATTGGCGCCCGGAGCGAGCATCGTTAGCGTCTGCTTCGCCCTTCCGGGTTGGAAGCCGGAGAAGACGATTATTTGCAAGGATATCTACCGGACCCGCATTTACGTGTATAAGAAGCCGCTAGAGGAAACGCGACTCTCATCGTAA
- a CDS encoding ABC transporter substrate-binding protein: protein MNKKMISFALVSVLAMSTVLAACGNSNDNSNSSEPAASGGAKDEKVTIRIMTRSAGTSPTVTAYQNLLKKFMADNPNITVVDESLNDEAAFNNKFKTGLATGNLPEIWMNYGGETFKEYAKNVALDLQPYLDADKKWAGDFLPLLDTWKYKDIPGTFGVPTEFYSVAIYYNKELFEKAGAEVPKSVEDFPALVEKFKAVGAVPMAMGEKENFRGGHLITNLSLKKYGFQKTQDLNSGAAKWNDADTVSLLQTMKEWQDAGVFGKNIVTMDGNTATTMFLEGKSAMIFEGVWALSQMAASPIKDKIGVIAFPGYKDKPELKDNWFGGAGGYSVSKAATGAKQEATIKLLKYLTSVEAFQAYMKETGGGVYPVKMDVDPASIDPITVQYMAALDTAKDFKGEITEYSPITQLLDKTRNEIQGMFAGNSPQKTGDAIQNFVDSNTK from the coding sequence ATGAACAAGAAAATGATTTCATTCGCGCTCGTATCCGTTCTAGCCATGTCGACGGTACTGGCCGCATGCGGCAACTCGAACGACAATTCCAACTCGTCGGAGCCTGCGGCAAGCGGAGGCGCCAAAGACGAGAAAGTAACCATACGTATTATGACCCGTTCGGCGGGGACGAGCCCTACCGTTACCGCCTATCAAAATTTGCTTAAGAAGTTCATGGCGGATAACCCGAACATTACCGTCGTCGACGAATCGTTGAACGACGAAGCGGCTTTCAATAATAAGTTCAAAACGGGCTTGGCTACCGGGAACTTACCGGAAATCTGGATGAACTACGGCGGCGAGACGTTTAAGGAATACGCGAAGAACGTCGCGTTGGACCTGCAACCGTACTTGGACGCGGATAAAAAATGGGCAGGGGATTTCTTGCCGTTGCTCGACACGTGGAAATACAAAGACATCCCGGGAACGTTCGGCGTTCCGACCGAATTTTACAGCGTAGCCATTTACTATAACAAAGAACTGTTCGAGAAAGCGGGCGCGGAAGTGCCTAAATCGGTAGAAGATTTCCCGGCGCTCGTCGAGAAGTTCAAAGCCGTGGGCGCAGTGCCGATGGCCATGGGAGAGAAAGAAAACTTCCGCGGAGGCCATTTGATCACGAATCTGTCTCTTAAGAAATACGGATTCCAAAAAACGCAGGATCTGAACAGCGGCGCGGCTAAGTGGAACGATGCCGATACGGTTTCCTTGCTGCAAACGATGAAGGAATGGCAAGATGCCGGCGTATTCGGCAAAAACATCGTAACGATGGACGGCAATACGGCAACGACGATGTTCCTGGAAGGCAAAAGCGCGATGATCTTCGAAGGCGTATGGGCTCTATCCCAAATGGCCGCTTCCCCGATCAAAGACAAAATCGGCGTTATCGCTTTCCCCGGTTACAAAGACAAACCGGAATTAAAAGACAACTGGTTCGGCGGAGCGGGCGGATATTCGGTATCCAAAGCGGCTACGGGCGCCAAGCAAGAAGCGACGATCAAATTGCTTAAATATTTGACTTCGGTAGAAGCGTTCCAAGCGTATATGAAAGAAACCGGCGGCGGAGTCTATCCGGTGAAGATGGACGTAGATCCGGCTTCGATAGATCCGATCACGGTTCAATATATGGCTGCTCTCGACACGGCTAAAGACTTCAAAGGCGAAATTACGGAATACAGCCCGATCACGCAGCTGTTGGACAAAACACGCAATGAAATCCAAGGGATGTTCGCAGGCAACAGCCCGCAAAAAACCGGGGACGCGATCCAGAATTTCGTGGACTCCAATACGAAATAA
- a CDS encoding phytanoyl-CoA dioxygenase family protein, which produces MDNRQRSGGNLNKDQLEHYHTNGYVVLTDLLSDEDMQAPKQAMMEKVSWIADELYGDGMITDKLENLPFEYRLSELFKGMTDKEFLKYGRSWRDRIPGYYRLMSNPKILDAVESLIGGEIFSNPVYNVRPKVPGVAAGAVPWHQDKSYWPDANSNPVITVWISFVDATLENGCLHLKPGTHRKKLLKWHEESTTGTGYTALKDEQIGKAPTVALPVKAGTAILFNDRLLHMSTPNQSDGIRWSVDLRYQPTDQDPMANHGAGFLARSYEYPDRVATLEDWLHNRNEHSPE; this is translated from the coding sequence ATGGATAATAGGCAACGTTCCGGAGGAAATCTTAACAAAGACCAACTGGAGCATTATCATACGAACGGCTACGTCGTGCTGACGGATTTATTGTCGGATGAAGATATGCAGGCGCCGAAGCAAGCGATGATGGAGAAAGTATCTTGGATCGCCGACGAGCTTTACGGGGATGGAATGATTACCGATAAATTGGAGAACCTACCGTTCGAATATCGCTTATCGGAGTTATTCAAGGGAATGACGGACAAAGAGTTTCTGAAATACGGCAGAAGCTGGCGCGACCGGATTCCCGGCTATTATCGACTGATGAGCAATCCGAAGATTCTCGACGCGGTCGAGTCGCTCATAGGCGGAGAGATTTTCAGCAATCCTGTCTATAACGTTCGTCCCAAAGTACCCGGAGTCGCGGCGGGAGCCGTTCCGTGGCATCAGGACAAGTCGTACTGGCCGGACGCCAATTCGAATCCGGTCATCACCGTGTGGATTTCGTTCGTGGACGCTACGCTTGAGAACGGCTGTTTGCATCTGAAGCCGGGTACGCATCGGAAAAAGCTGTTGAAGTGGCACGAGGAGTCGACGACGGGAACGGGCTATACGGCCTTAAAGGATGAGCAGATCGGCAAAGCGCCCACGGTAGCTCTTCCCGTCAAGGCGGGAACCGCCATCTTGTTTAATGACCGCTTGCTTCATATGTCCACGCCGAATCAATCGGACGGCATCCGTTGGAGCGTAGACCTGAGATACCAGCCGACCGACCAAGATCCGATGGCGAATCATGGCGCGGGATTCTTGGCCCGCAGCTATGAATATCCGGACAGGGTTGCGACATTGGAAGATTGGTTGCACAATAGGAATGAGCATTCCCCGGAGTAA
- a CDS encoding MerR family transcriptional regulator → MKTKDAAILLDVSQTTVKRWASQYPASFHKDRLGHYIFTGHQINMLLYIKEQIEQGGTLDQIALPVSLPLSSPEKAETDPMPKDNSELLSRIREIERSVGQKADEVVSAQVLQHRAELDELRQMVAQLAATIETLNGKGTKPPVQHGEFRLPIVKETPTPAKKRRFFRSFF, encoded by the coding sequence ATGAAAACGAAGGACGCGGCTATACTGCTGGACGTCAGCCAAACGACAGTCAAAAGATGGGCCTCCCAATACCCTGCCAGCTTCCACAAGGATCGGTTAGGTCACTATATCTTCACCGGCCACCAAATTAACATGCTTCTATATATCAAAGAACAGATCGAGCAAGGCGGAACCTTGGATCAAATCGCGTTGCCCGTTAGTCTCCCTCTCTCTTCCCCTGAGAAAGCGGAGACGGATCCTATGCCGAAGGACAATAGCGAGCTTCTCTCCCGCATCCGCGAAATCGAACGCTCCGTAGGGCAGAAGGCCGACGAAGTCGTCTCCGCGCAAGTTCTTCAGCATCGGGCGGAGCTCGACGAGTTGCGTCAAATGGTTGCCCAGCTCGCTGCTACCATTGAAACGCTGAACGGCAAAGGGACTAAGCCGCCCGTTCAACACGGTGAATTTCGTCTGCCGATCGTTAAAGAAACCCCAACTCCGGCCAAAAAAAGAAGGTTTTTCCGCTCTTTTTTCTGA
- a CDS encoding response regulator — protein MIKVLIVDDEYLVRERLKICVDWGELGYEIAGEAANGEDALMILEHIPAQLAIVDINMPIIDGLAFAQAAQISHPDLKIVILTGYSSFEYAKTAIQAGVSDYLLKPINMEELLQVLLRLRNRIESDTMQKHQNAHMKMSMVESDSILKRNFLQACMEGEVAERDRDKFRAYCPNLTGDSLFVVVFSIDRIGAERNPLWKRFAAANISNEIFAENRFMHFESTYDEEDRVVLIVGMPEGYSADERLDILSKASAEAVQAIRKFLKFTVTAGIGPGVEDIAGIAVSYKEAVRAIRHKTIYGRDRVILWNELPNKKISDDLSHIRDNMIIQLRLGDAAAIQEQLHKGFETLTANRQPVEMLYSMIYELMATLNIFAAENKVYADADNNDPFNPMRLADELETIDEIEKWVRGEYANVLARASSVKQSTPAKIVGKAKQYIDDNYADSEMDLADIAGSVFVNPSYLSRIFKNELGYSVVEYLTRRRMVKAKELIEQGFKNLYFIAESVGYKDTHYFSKCFKKHFSVSPSKFIAPD, from the coding sequence ATGATTAAGGTGCTTATCGTCGACGACGAATATTTGGTCAGGGAACGATTGAAAATATGCGTGGATTGGGGCGAGCTCGGGTATGAAATCGCAGGGGAAGCGGCCAACGGGGAAGACGCGCTGATGATCCTCGAGCATATCCCGGCGCAACTGGCGATCGTCGACATCAACATGCCGATCATCGACGGCTTGGCATTCGCGCAAGCGGCGCAGATCAGCCATCCGGACTTGAAGATCGTTATTCTCACGGGCTATAGCAGCTTTGAATACGCGAAAACCGCTATTCAAGCAGGCGTATCCGATTATTTGCTTAAGCCGATCAATATGGAAGAGCTGTTGCAAGTGCTGCTTCGTCTAAGAAACCGCATCGAATCGGATACGATGCAGAAGCATCAGAACGCTCACATGAAGATGAGCATGGTGGAGAGCGACAGCATTCTGAAGCGGAACTTTCTTCAGGCTTGCATGGAGGGCGAAGTCGCCGAGCGCGATCGGGACAAATTTCGCGCGTACTGCCCGAATCTGACCGGAGATTCGCTGTTCGTCGTCGTCTTCAGCATCGACAGAATAGGCGCGGAGCGCAATCCCTTATGGAAAAGGTTCGCGGCGGCGAATATAAGCAACGAGATATTCGCGGAGAACCGCTTCATGCATTTCGAATCGACTTACGACGAGGAAGACCGAGTCGTTCTGATCGTCGGAATGCCGGAGGGCTATTCCGCGGATGAAAGACTTGATATCTTGTCGAAAGCAAGCGCGGAAGCCGTTCAGGCGATAAGAAAGTTCCTGAAGTTTACGGTGACGGCGGGCATCGGGCCGGGCGTCGAGGATATCGCGGGCATTGCCGTATCGTACAAAGAAGCGGTAAGGGCGATTAGGCACAAAACGATCTATGGGCGCGACAGAGTCATTCTGTGGAATGAACTCCCGAATAAGAAAATATCCGACGACCTGTCCCATATTCGGGATAATATGATCATCCAATTAAGATTGGGCGACGCCGCGGCGATTCAAGAGCAATTGCATAAAGGGTTCGAAACGTTGACGGCCAATCGGCAACCCGTGGAAATGCTATACTCGATGATCTACGAGTTGATGGCGACATTAAATATATTCGCCGCCGAGAACAAGGTTTACGCCGACGCCGACAATAACGATCCGTTTAATCCGATGCGGCTTGCGGACGAATTGGAAACGATAGATGAAATCGAGAAATGGGTGCGGGGCGAATATGCGAACGTTCTCGCCCGGGCCAGCAGCGTAAAGCAATCGACGCCCGCCAAGATAGTCGGCAAAGCCAAGCAATACATCGACGACAATTACGCCGACTCGGAGATGGATTTGGCGGATATCGCCGGAAGCGTCTTCGTCAATCCCAGCTATCTTAGCCGGATATTCAAGAACGAGCTGGGGTATTCCGTCGTCGAATATTTAACCCGGCGCAGAATGGTGAAAGCTAAGGAATTAATCGAGCAAGGCTTCAAAAACCTTTACTTTATCGCGGAATCGGTGGGGTACAAGGATACTCACTATTTCAGCAAATGCTTCAAGAAGCATTTCAGCGTTTCCCCGTCTAAATTTATCGCGCCCGATTAA
- a CDS encoding AraC family transcriptional regulator, whose translation MKTLAEIAPFVRLALPWSYIGEAAEGTRVGYAYAFHLFTEGRGHVLVEGTTYAVEKGALLFIRPGQVHSFHHQPGFAMESYNAYCDFWEKPTALNPRFAFHPAPPEPSLMTRIEGCPELDSLPTKCSLTPYPYLVELFMQVSKSFESAHYAQQITGSLMQAFLLRWYNSFTSPNPSDYRILRITEEMERHPERQTSYEQWCEKCNLEKSHFYKLFKKETGMTPKEYLLKMKMKKAIVLLQESRQSITSIADQLGYDSIHYFSKQFSAFYGISPSRFRSETTI comes from the coding sequence TTGAAGACACTGGCAGAAATCGCTCCGTTTGTCCGCTTAGCGCTTCCGTGGTCCTATATCGGAGAGGCTGCCGAAGGCACGCGCGTCGGATACGCTTATGCTTTTCATCTTTTCACCGAGGGCAGAGGGCATGTCCTCGTCGAGGGTACGACCTACGCCGTAGAGAAAGGCGCGCTCCTGTTCATTCGGCCGGGACAAGTCCACTCCTTCCATCATCAACCTGGATTTGCGATGGAATCTTACAACGCTTATTGCGACTTCTGGGAGAAACCGACCGCGTTGAACCCGCGTTTCGCTTTTCACCCCGCGCCCCCCGAGCCGTCGCTCATGACCCGAATCGAGGGATGCCCGGAGTTGGATTCGTTACCTACCAAATGCTCGCTCACTCCCTACCCCTATCTCGTAGAACTGTTCATGCAAGTCTCCAAATCGTTCGAATCCGCGCATTATGCCCAACAAATTACCGGCAGCTTAATGCAGGCTTTCTTATTACGTTGGTATAACAGCTTCACAAGCCCGAACCCCAGCGATTATCGTATTTTGAGAATCACGGAGGAAATGGAACGGCATCCCGAACGACAGACGAGTTACGAGCAATGGTGCGAAAAATGCAATTTGGAGAAATCGCATTTCTATAAGCTGTTCAAGAAGGAAACCGGAATGACGCCGAAGGAGTATTTGCTCAAGATGAAAATGAAAAAGGCGATCGTTCTGCTGCAAGAGAGCAGGCAGTCGATCACCTCTATCGCGGATCAGCTCGGTTACGACTCGATCCATTATTTTTCCAAACAATTTTCCGCCTTCTACGGGATTAGCCCCTCCCGATTTCGTTCCGAGACTACGATATAG
- a CDS encoding sensor histidine kinase — MKYAKKEGEPSPSFCVSDILEEEGGELPLSIGKKLTDYYYSLSINKKITLSFMLALSVLIILLAVIAFRISSGILIGKAIENTAQNLKLVSEKLEIIFDNAENYSKIAITNNTIQDVIGAPQSTNELENYNKYYATQESLRNIVDSKTFVDSLILYDLHDNIYDSGNLGNIRNVSDIYFKKFANSMYGVEWQNTHESNYLKGNDSRNVISLFQKFNSSKTGVPLGLLQLSIDERYIANQFSNIDIGTSGNIFIVNKNGIVASDTRKDKLYTSISNYDYFPWALDNEGGKVFRMDGQDYLVVSRSYPRFDWVIIGTVPIYEITKDNQVLTEKFIGIGALFVLAAVILTILISKSITRPLNVIKETVRDVQEGNLDVKLNIKSRDEIGALAKEFNKMVGNTKLLMNNIIEEQRQKREYELAVMQSQINPHFLYNTLESICGLADLKRNADVVKIVNQLAQFYRGVLSKGSAIITVEDEIVITQTYLEILKIRYGDQMTYAMDIDPVVFHYNTIKLLLQPIVENSIYHGLKNKRGKGHIDIAGRIVEDRLILSVSDNGVGIPKEKLETIFNPQDTNQDKNKNTGGFGLKVTDERIKLYFGQEYGLEIRSVYGEGMTVTIALPTIDKGGNAE; from the coding sequence ATGAAATACGCAAAAAAAGAAGGTGAGCCGTCACCTTCTTTTTGCGTATCCGACATCTTAGAAGAGGAAGGCGGAGAATTGCCCTTGTCCATCGGAAAGAAGCTTACGGATTATTACTACTCCTTGTCCATTAATAAGAAAATAACGCTGTCGTTCATGCTGGCGTTATCCGTTCTGATCATTCTGCTCGCGGTGATCGCGTTCCGAATCTCTTCGGGCATCTTGATCGGCAAAGCGATCGAAAATACGGCGCAAAATCTGAAGCTGGTATCGGAGAAGCTGGAAATCATTTTCGATAACGCCGAAAACTACTCCAAAATCGCGATCACGAACAATACGATCCAAGACGTGATCGGCGCGCCCCAGTCGACGAACGAGCTTGAAAATTACAATAAATATTACGCGACGCAGGAATCGTTGCGGAATATCGTGGACTCCAAAACCTTCGTCGATTCCTTGATCTTATATGATCTACATGACAACATTTACGATTCGGGAAATTTGGGTAACATTCGCAATGTCAGCGACATCTATTTCAAGAAGTTCGCGAACAGCATGTACGGAGTAGAATGGCAGAATACCCACGAGAGCAATTATTTGAAAGGAAACGACAGCCGTAACGTCATTTCCTTGTTTCAGAAGTTTAATTCCTCCAAAACGGGGGTCCCCCTCGGTCTCCTCCAGTTATCCATCGACGAAAGATATATCGCCAACCAGTTTTCCAATATCGACATCGGGACGAGCGGGAATATTTTCATCGTGAACAAGAACGGAATCGTGGCCTCCGATACCCGCAAGGACAAGCTCTATACCTCGATCAGCAATTACGATTATTTCCCGTGGGCGCTCGACAACGAAGGCGGGAAAGTGTTCCGTATGGACGGACAAGATTATTTGGTCGTCTCCCGAAGTTACCCGAGATTCGATTGGGTCATCATCGGAACCGTTCCGATCTACGAAATAACGAAAGACAACCAAGTTCTGACCGAGAAATTCATCGGAATCGGCGCTTTGTTCGTGCTGGCCGCGGTGATCCTTACCATCCTGATCTCCAAATCGATTACGAGACCGCTGAACGTCATCAAGGAAACGGTGCGCGACGTGCAGGAAGGCAATCTCGACGTTAAGCTGAACATCAAGTCGAGGGACGAGATCGGCGCCTTGGCTAAGGAATTCAACAAAATGGTCGGCAACACGAAGCTGTTGATGAATAATATCATCGAGGAGCAGCGGCAGAAGAGAGAATACGAGCTTGCCGTCATGCAATCGCAGATCAACCCGCACTTCTTATACAACACGCTGGAGAGCATATGCGGCCTTGCCGACTTGAAACGGAACGCGGACGTCGTTAAAATCGTTAATCAACTGGCCCAGTTCTATCGCGGGGTACTTAGCAAGGGCAGCGCGATCATTACGGTGGAGGACGAGATCGTCATCACGCAAACGTATTTGGAAATTCTGAAAATCCGTTACGGAGATCAAATGACGTACGCGATGGACATCGATCCGGTCGTATTTCATTACAATACGATCAAGCTATTGCTTCAACCGATCGTGGAAAATTCCATCTATCACGGCCTGAAGAATAAACGGGGCAAAGGCCATATCGACATTGCGGGCAGGATCGTGGAAGATCGTTTGATCCTCTCCGTCAGCGATAACGGGGTCGGTATTCCGAAGGAAAAGCTAGAAACCATCTTTAACCCGCAAGATACGAATCAGGATAAAAACAAAAATACGGGCGGGTTCGGGTTAAAGGTAACGGACGAGCGGATCAAGCTGTATTTCGGCCAGGAATACGGACTCGAAATCCGCAGCGTATACGGGGAAGGCATGACGGTTACGATTGCGTTGCCGACGATCGACAAGGGAGGAAACGCGGAATGA
- a CDS encoding carbohydrate ABC transporter permease, whose product MTGLRKLSVYSFSAICSVILIYPLVFSLLSSFKDNSGIYSSKIFELPKVWLWSNFKMAFTDAHIHYAVLNSFLYAIAGTAVTLFLGTMASYVLSRFNMKITGFVYIYFILGLMIPVFSLVIPISRMIGSIDGFNNYFVMMVLYGVFELPMTIFLITGYMKGIHKEIDESAVMDGCGPFRFLFQILAPLAMPAISTAGILAFFSIYNDLLWNVILITERDMYNISMALMSFVGERGSAQMGPTFASITLTIIPTVIVYLMFQEKVEGGLSSGAVKA is encoded by the coding sequence ATGACAGGCCTTAGAAAGCTTAGCGTCTATAGCTTTTCGGCGATTTGTTCCGTGATCTTGATCTATCCGCTCGTGTTCTCCCTGCTGTCTTCCTTCAAGGACAATTCGGGGATCTACAGCAGTAAAATATTCGAATTGCCCAAAGTATGGCTTTGGAGCAACTTCAAGATGGCGTTTACGGATGCCCACATCCATTACGCCGTTCTTAACTCGTTCCTATATGCGATTGCCGGCACGGCCGTTACGCTTTTCTTGGGGACGATGGCATCGTATGTATTATCGAGATTCAATATGAAAATAACTGGCTTCGTATATATTTATTTTATCCTCGGCCTGATGATCCCGGTGTTCTCCTTGGTTATCCCGATCTCGAGAATGATCGGAAGCATCGACGGCTTTAACAACTATTTCGTCATGATGGTGCTGTACGGCGTATTCGAGCTGCCGATGACGATCTTCCTGATTACCGGATACATGAAGGGCATTCATAAGGAAATCGACGAATCCGCGGTCATGGACGGATGCGGTCCGTTCCGGTTCCTGTTTCAAATCTTGGCCCCGCTGGCGATGCCCGCGATTTCCACGGCCGGCATTTTGGCTTTCTTCAGCATCTATAACGACCTTCTGTGGAACGTCATATTAATTACGGAACGCGATATGTACAATATCTCGATGGCGTTGATGTCGTTCGTCGGGGAACGGGGATCGGCTCAGATGGGACCTACGTTCGCCAGCATCACGCTTACGATCATTCCGACCGTTATCGTTTATTTAATGTTCCAAGAGAAAGTCGAGGGCGGCCTAAGCTCGGGCGCCGTGAAAGCATAA